The genomic window ATATAATTGTATAATCATTTATAGTTTAATATTATATATTTATGGTTTATAATTTAATATTATGTTTTAATAGTTTAATATTTTTGAGGAGTGTTGATATATATGAGTAAAGAATTTTTTATTGGAGATATTGTTGAAATGAAAAAAGACCATCCTTGTGGAAGTAAGGAGTGGGAAGTTATAAGGTTAGGGGCAGATATAAAGATAAAATGCTTAGGTTGTAATAGAATAGTAATGATTCCAAGAAATAAATTTGAAAAGGGAATTAAGAAGATTATAAAACAAAATAAGCCAGAAGAATAGTAAAAAAAACATTTCTCAACTTAATAGTTGAAATTATGATGTGAGAATTATAAAAAATGAATTATAAAATATTTTTATGTCAATAAGAATAAAATCTTGCTTTTTGTATACTGAAATGATAAAATTAAAAGATGTGATCCCTGCTGTGATATTTTGCAGCCGTTAGTCCAAAGGGAGGAGGTGAAATCAATGAGAAATTACGAAACATTATTTATATTAAACCCATCATTAGATGAAGAAGCTGTAAAAGCTGGCATCGAAAAGTTCAAGGGTATAATAGAAAATGGTGGAGGAGTAGTAGAAAACGTTGATGAGTGGGGTAAGAGAAAACTTGCTTATCCAATAAACAAAATCAATGAAGGATACTATACTCTAATAAATTTTAAATCTAATCCTGAATTACCAATGGAATTAGAAAGAAATTTCAGAATTACTGATGGTGTTATGAGATTCATGGTAATAAATCCTGAAAAATAGGCGGTGTTTTTATGAATAAAGTTGTTTTGATAGGTAGGCTAACTAAAGACCCAGAGTTAAGGTTTACTCCAGGAAACGGGAAAGCTGTTGCAAGCTTTACTGTAGCTGTAGATAGGAAGTTCTCTTCTAGTGGTCAGAAAGAAGCAGACTTTATTCCTGTAGTTGTGTGGGGAAAGCAAGCTGAAGCCACAGCTAACTATATGAGTAAAGGTAAGCTAATAGGGGTTTCTGGAAGAATTCAAACTAGATCTTACGAAGCTAAAGATGGAACTAGAAGGTATGTTACAGAAGTAATTGCTGATGAAGTTCAATTTTTAGAGTGGGGAAATTCAAACAACAGAGGAGAAACGCCATTCGATAATACAGGTTTTAGTGCTG from Clostridium sp. MB40-C1 includes these protein-coding regions:
- a CDS encoding single-stranded DNA-binding protein, which codes for MNKVVLIGRLTKDPELRFTPGNGKAVASFTVAVDRKFSSSGQKEADFIPVVVWGKQAEATANYMSKGKLIGVSGRIQTRSYEAKDGTRRYVTEVIADEVQFLEWGNSNNRGETPFDNTGFSAGNNNPSTGFSNDFNHTAEYEEEITPIDDGDIPF
- a CDS encoding DUF951 domain-containing protein, coding for MSKEFFIGDIVEMKKDHPCGSKEWEVIRLGADIKIKCLGCNRIVMIPRNKFEKGIKKIIKQNKPEE
- the rpsF gene encoding 30S ribosomal protein S6; the encoded protein is MRNYETLFILNPSLDEEAVKAGIEKFKGIIENGGGVVENVDEWGKRKLAYPINKINEGYYTLINFKSNPELPMELERNFRITDGVMRFMVINPEK